From Acinonyx jubatus isolate Ajub_Pintada_27869175 chromosome F2, VMU_Ajub_asm_v1.0, whole genome shotgun sequence, the proteins below share one genomic window:
- the LYNX1 gene encoding ly-6/neurotoxin-like protein 1 isoform X1, translated as MSGLAGSFWRPQRGIPAWSLRGARPVAPSDPGKSWRAAAGAPAGPGLRPEAQGHSASSKPRAGEGRGLSDPLCAPPLTQPELKSRTSCHSTPHCHSVLSPPSMAPLLTLFLMALVGLPLAQALDCHVCAYNGENCFNPMRCPAMVTYCMTTRTYYTPTRMKVSKSCVPSCFETVYDGYSKHASTTSCCQYDLCNSAGLAVPGALALAPILLATVWGLL; from the exons ATGTCAGGCCTGGCTGGCAGTTTCTGGAGGCCGCAGAGGGGCATTCCGGCGTGGTCACTGCGGGGCGCCCGTCCGGTCGCGCCTTCAGACCCAGGGAAGAGCTGGCGAGCGGCCGCGG GAGCTCCCGCCGGGCCAGGACTCAGACCTGAAGCCCAA GGCCACAGTGCCTCCAGTAAACCAAGAgccggggagggcagggggctgtcTGACCCGCTCTGTGCCCCGCCCCTGACCcagcctgagttgaaatcaaggacCAGCTGCCATTCAACTCCCCACTGCCACTCTGTCCTCTCGCCTCCATCCATGGCGCCCCTGCTCACCCTGTTCCTCATGGCCCTGGTGGGCCTCCCTCTGG cccaggcTCTGGACTGCCACGTGTGCGCCTACAACGGCGAGAACTGTTTCAATCCCATGCGCTGCCCGGCCATGGTCACCTACTGCATGACCACACGCACTT ACTACACACCGACCAGGATGAAGGTGAGCAAGTCGTGTGTGCCCAGCTGCTTCGAGACCGTGTACGACGGTTACTCCAAACATGCCTCCACCACATCTTGCTGCCAGTATGACCTCTGCAACAGCGCTGGCCTCGCCGTGCCgggggccctggccctggcccccaTCCTCCTGGCTACTGTCTGGGGTCTGCTCTaa
- the LYNX1 gene encoding ly-6/neurotoxin-like protein 1 isoform X2, whose translation MAPLLTLFLMALVGLPLAQALDCHVCAYNGENCFNPMRCPAMVTYCMTTRTYYTPTRMKVSKSCVPSCFETVYDGYSKHASTTSCCQYDLCNSAGLAVPGALALAPILLATVWGLL comes from the exons ATGGCGCCCCTGCTCACCCTGTTCCTCATGGCCCTGGTGGGCCTCCCTCTGG cccaggcTCTGGACTGCCACGTGTGCGCCTACAACGGCGAGAACTGTTTCAATCCCATGCGCTGCCCGGCCATGGTCACCTACTGCATGACCACACGCACTT ACTACACACCGACCAGGATGAAGGTGAGCAAGTCGTGTGTGCCCAGCTGCTTCGAGACCGTGTACGACGGTTACTCCAAACATGCCTCCACCACATCTTGCTGCCAGTATGACCTCTGCAACAGCGCTGGCCTCGCCGTGCCgggggccctggccctggcccccaTCCTCCTGGCTACTGTCTGGGGTCTGCTCTaa